One Anoplopoma fimbria isolate UVic2021 breed Golden Eagle Sablefish chromosome 2, Afim_UVic_2022, whole genome shotgun sequence DNA window includes the following coding sequences:
- the LOC129105096 gene encoding puratrophin-1-like — MVTTEREYVRSLHYIIHHYFPEMDRADLPQDLRGKRSVVFGNLEKLLDFHSQFFLRELEACWKHPLRVPHCFIRHKEQFGLYALYSKNKPKSDALLAHHGNSFFRRKQVELGDKMDLSSYLLKPVQRMSKYALLLTDLIKEVGVAQEAELAALHAATNMVKFQLRHGNDLLAMDAIRDCDVNLKEQGQLIRQDEFTVWTGRRKCQRHIFLFEELVLFSKPKKMEGGLDVFIYKHSFKTADVGLTESAGDNGLRFEVWFRRRTAKNQTFILQAATSEVKHAWTTGIARILWTQATRNKEMRVKEMVSMGVGNKPFLDIQPSDAAISDRAVHYIMKSREHVDASIAVSVFDHSHPFNGGAVTSDPAASGPSSSSLLGPLNLHMYSQNISSSSAAEGSFITSCIEEDEQETSSQPSMTTESSGSSSRCLSGSTGSDSGCVSSHLQEALPEEQSPPDQPSSSSSSNKQHLNSHYISAKAVPVIGPSTIV, encoded by the exons ATGGTGACCACGGAGAGGGAGTACGTGCGCTCCCTGCATTACATCATCCATCACTACTTCCCTGAGATGGACCGGGCCGACCTTCCTCAGGACCTCCGGGGGAAACGCTCCGTGGTGTTCGGGAACCTGGAGAAGCTTCTGGACTTCCACAGTCAGTTCTTCCTCAGGGAGCTGGAGGCCTGCTGGAAGCATCCTCTGAGGGTTCCTCACTGCTTCATCAGACAT AAGGAGCAGTTCGGTCTTTACGCTCTGTACAGCAAGAACAAACCAAAGTCTGACGCTCTGCTGGCCCACCACGGGAACTCCTTCTTCAGG AGGAAGCAGGTGGAGCTGGGCGATAAGATGGACCTGTCGTCGTACCTGTTGAAGCCGGTGCAGAGGATGAGTAAATACGCTCTCCTGCTCACTGACCTCATCAAGGAGGTGGGCGTGGCCCAGGAGGCGGAGCTCGCCGCTCTGCATGCCGCCACCAACATGGTCAAGTTCCAGCTTCGCCACGGCAACGACCTGCTGGCAATGGACGCCATCCGAGACTGTGAC GTGAACCTGAAGGAGCAGGGTCAGCTGATCCGTCAGGACGAGTTCACTGTCTGGACCGGCAGGAGGAAATGTCAGCGTCACATCTTCCTGTTCGAGGAGCTCGTTCTCTTCAGTAAACCcaagaagatggagggaggtCTGGACGTCTTCATCTACAAACACTCCTTCAAG ACAGCAGATGTGGGTCTGACGGAGTCCGCGGGGGACAACGGGCTGCGGTTCGAGGTCTGGTTCAGGAGGAGGACGGCCAAGAACCAGACCTTCATCCTTCAGGCCGCCACGTCAGAGGTGAAACACGCCTGGACCACCGGCATCGCCAGGATCCTGTGGACCCAGGCCACCAGGAACAAAG AGATGCGTGTGAAGGAGATGGTGTCGATGGGAGTCGGTAACAAGCCGTTTCTGGACATCCAGCCGAGCGACGCAGCGATCAGCGACCGAGCCGTTCACTACATCATGAAGAGCAGAG AACACGTTGATGCGTCCATCGCCGTCTCTGTCTTCGATCACTCCCACCCTTTTAATGGAGGAgcggtgacctctgaccccgcaGCATCAGGGCCCTCTTCATCCAGCCTGCTGGGGCCGCTCAACCTGCACAtgtacag TCAgaacatctcctcctcttctgctgctgaAGGCTCCTTCATCACCTCCTGTATCGAGGAGGACGAGCAGGAGACCAGCAGCCAGCCCTCCATga CCACGGAGAGTTCAGGCTCCTCCTCTCGATGTCTCTCCGGCTCCACCGGCTCAGACAGCGGCTGCGTCTCCTCCCACCTGCAGGAGGCGCTGCCTGAGGAGCAGAGCCCCCCCGACcagccttcatcctcctcctcctccaacaaaCAGCACCTCAACAGCCACTACATTTCAGCT aaAGCAGTCCCAGTCATCGGCCCTTCCACCATCGTGTGA